TGCGGTTCTCAGTGTATCTGAGCAGCGCTTCCTTCCAAGCCACAGCTTGTTGAGCATGATCCTGAGCCTCGAAGTAAGTGTATCTGAGCAGCGCTTCCTTCCAAGCCACAGCCTGCCTCGCCAGTAGTGAAGCATGATGCCAAGTGTATCTGAGCAGCGCTTCCTTCCAAGCCACAGCTCGTCCTGGACGACGCATTGCAAAATGCGGAGTGTATCTGAGCAGCGCTTCCTTCCAAGCCACAGCGTCTGAGGTCAGGCATTGATGCCAGACGTCAGTGTATCTGAGCAGCGCTTCCTTCCAAGCCACAGCGCGACCCCAAACCATTGCGTGCCGGTGGGTAGTGTATCTGAGCAGCGCTTCCTTCCAAGCCACAGCCAAGCGTTGCTCCGCTTCTAACCAAATAGTAGTGTATCTGAGCAGCGCTTCCTTCCAAGCCACAGCGTGATGTTCGCCTGGCTGATCGTGCTGACCAGTGTATCTGAGCAGCGCTTCCTTCCAAGCCACAGCTAGTGAGTGCTTGTTTGCTGAGCGAGAAGGCAGTGTATCTGAGCAGCGCTTCCTTCCAAGCCACAGCCGGTGGACTTTCCCATGAACGGGACGTTTGAGTGTATCTGAGCAGCGCTTCCTTCCAAGCCACAGCGCTGTCGAACATTAGAAATCGCCTCCCTCTAGTGTATCTGAGCAGCGCTTCCTTCCAAGCCACAGCCGACGTCGCACTGTTCGCACAATTCGCGGTAGTGTATCTGAGCAGCGCTTCCTTCCAAGCCACAGCCTTACCCACTTATCATCCGACCGCTTGGTCAGTGTATCTGAGCAGCGCTTCCTTCCAAGCCACAGCGCAATGGGAGCTGCATCGGAGACGCCGGGAGTGTATCTGAGCAGCGCTTCCTTCCAAGCCACAGCCAAACCAATGGCCGATCCACACACGCTAACAGTGTATCTGAGCAGCGCTTCCTTCCAAGCCACAGCAAAAGCTCGCGCCGCGAACGCATAGCTGTAAGTGTATCTGAGCAGCGCTTCCTTCCAAGCCACAGCTTACGCTTACGCGGAGCGAGCGAAACCAGAAGTGTATCTGAGCAGCGCTTCCTTCCAAGCCACAGCACGCACCGACGACGACGATGTAATGTATCAAGTGTATCTGAGCAGCGCTTCCTTCCAAGCCACAGCGAGAGTATCGGACAGGCTTCGTTCTACCGAAGTGTATCTGAGCAGCGCTTCCTTCCAAGCCACAGCTCGCAGCAATGCTTGTCAATGCTTTCCCCGAGTGTATCTGAGCAGCGCTTCCTTCCAAGCCACAGCTCGTGCTTGGCAGGGTGTAATCCGGGTACAAGTGTATCTGAGCAGCGCTTCCTTCCAAGCCACAGCGCTAGAGGTGATGGGAGGAGCGTCTTACGAAGTGTATCTGAGCAGCGATTCCTTCCAAGCCACAGCTACTTCTGATGAAGACATAGGTCCAATTGTAGTGTATCTGAGCAGCGCTTCCTTCCAAGCCACAGCGAGTCCTAGGAGTCGCGGCACATCTCGCCTTGCGTTATTCCAGGACGAATCTTTGCATTGAGCCATGAAAAACACTCACTAAGTCAAACGGCCTAGTGAGTGTAGCGCGAGCCTAACGACCCGCTTCGCAGTGGTTTAATCCAGCTACAAATCAAGGTGAGGAAAAGACATCTTCCGCTCAGAAGGGCTTGTGCACTGGCTTTCTGTCAGGAAAGCTTCCAGTTGCTGCGTAGTAAATCGCATTGCGGTACCAACCCGATAGCATTGCAGCTTTCCGCCAGAGACAAGCTTGTAGACCATTCTGGTAGAGACGCGCAGCCGCTGGGCAACTTCTTTCGCTGTGAACATTCCTTGCTGTTCTCGTGACATGGCACTTCTCCTACGCTTCGTATTTCAAGCGACGACGTTCGATCTCGGTTAGAAACCTCTGGCGTTCTACAGGATCTCTGAACTGAGTGACCAGGAGCTCTCCTGCCTTCTTAGCAAACTCACTGTAAGAGACGATCCGCTCGCCACGCTGCAACAAGCAATTTGCCAAAGCTCCTCGAGCCATGCGTGCCAGTAGAAGCGGTTCGACTGCTTGCCTATCGATAGGCTTGAACTCTCCCAGCGGTTCTCCGAAAACTTGACGAAAGCCTTCTTGAATTGCTTTCCAGATTGGAGCCGTCTCTGCTCTTGATTGGTGCTTTCTCTTGCGATCGACAGGACTCTCTGTCAGTCGAAAGAAGTCGTACGTAAGCGTCTCCGCGAGTTTTCCGCATAGATCCAGAAACTGCTCGGGTGTGTCGATAGACTTCTTCCGCAAATAGGGTCGCCCAAGTTGGAATTCTAGTCTTGTAGCAGTTGGGGGAATCTTGCCGTGCCATCGGCGTTCGATGAGGGCTCTGTTGTAAAGTGCATCAGCTACACCGAAACGCTCCTTGTACTTGTCGTAAACGATGAATCTTCTGGGTTTCTTCCCTACGACGAAGTCGGCCTTATCCTCGTCCTGAAAGTCTATCTCAGGCTTCACAGAATGTGCCTGCGTGATATAGCAGTCCCGCTGTACGTAGCTTAGTAACCTCGCGGGGTTGAGATACGAAACGTCGAGACACATGTCGGCGCGACTGATCACCTTCTCAAGGATTCGGTAGCCGAGTATTTCAAGCAGTACTTCAGCCGTGCTCAACACTTCCTGCAGGCCGACAAGTAGGCAGTGTCGGCCTGTTTGCTGTACGCAAAAGTTTGGTGTCGGGCGATTCCTTCGGTCCTTTAGCTCACACTCCTCGATGTTTCTTGGAGATATTCCAATAGTTGCTCCTCGAATCGATAGCTTGTATTCGAAGTGCTGGCCTTTCGCACCGCCTCGATTCAGACCCTGACGGTGAACGTGAATTTCTCCGAATTCCCAGAGGGTCAGTTTGACGTATGGCTTGCTTGACTGTTGGCATCTCTCTTTCGCTTCTGCGATAACACGCAGCGACATATTGGACGTAGAGTCTGCTATCCGCTGTGCCCATGCCGTCCACTCAAACCAGTCAATCCCTCCCGCCAATCCGTACTCTGGAAAGTTAGGAAGAGTTGGATGGCTACTGTTCCCTTGGGTGTTACTAAGGCACCCAGCGGCTTCGCCGCCCGCCTGCGGGGCGTTCCCTCCGGAAACGGACCGCTCCTCGGCAGCCGGCGAGACGTTCTTTTCTTCATAGTCCTTCGATTCCATTCTAAGGTACTCCTTTGATTACGTGATGTATAAGACCTCTGCTCTGGCTCGACAAAAGGGGCCCGCCCCTACCACCTTCGCCGTCGCACCGGCCCCAACGGCGGGGCGTAGGCCGATGCGACGTCGAAGGCGGAAGGGGCTCACAGGCTCCCTATGAAGGCTACTTCTTACCCTTCTTCTTTCTCTCAATCTCGGCCTGCTTCTGCTCTTTAGCGTGAATCTCCTTCATCCTCTTAAATCGCTTCTCCTTCGGCAGAAAGTTGGCCATGATCTCATTCCAGTCTCGTTTACATTTGCTCCTTGCTTCACCTGACTTCCATAGTTCAACAACGTCTCCAAACGACACAAAGCACGCCTTCGGGAATGCATACGTTTGATCAAAGTCTCCAAGCCAAGCGGTAAGCTTGAGCCAGGTGGGATCATCATGACCCACTGCGACTCCCACTATGTCTGGAGGTTTGGGGAAATGGACAGCACGGAGGTAGCCACGATTGACTAAACGGCTTACCGCCATTCGGTTCAGGTTCAACATCGTTGCCGCCTGGGCTTGAGTGATTAGTCCATCCGGATATTCTTCGAGGGCTTCCGCGTACCATGCCATCATGGCGGCGCCGATGTCCTCTGCTTTGGGCTTCGGTTTTCTAGGCATGTTCTCTCGGTTTCAATCATTGTTACATTTGTCACCATATGCGCAACAGACACAGTAGGCAAGAGCAGTATAAGGGAATGCAATCACGTTTTCACTGAAAATTGATTGCGGGATAAGAAGTTGCAGAGTTATTGCAGAGTTACGGAAGATAACCCATGCATTTCAGGGTATTGCAGAGACCCTGTTCCATTAGTAGATTCGACGCAAGTAATGGATTGATAATCGTTTGCGGTATTCTATGATTATCCCTCGCTAGATTCGGGACGCAGAGGTCGGAGGTTCAAATCCTCTCAGCCCGACTCGACCGAAACTACGCCGAAACAAGAGTTTACGTTACCTGCCCAACCTCGGCAGTGCGGCACTTTCTTCGAGGCTAAAACGGTACGGTACCGTTTTAGCAATCACTCCAAGGAGATTGCATATGCCGCGCACTACTCACGCTATTCCAACATACCGCCGACGACGAGGTCGCAAGTACGCAAGTGGCCGCCGCGAGGTTGATCAGGCCGTCGTGACAATCAATGGCCATGATCATTACCTAGGGCCTCGTGGAAAAGCTTGCAGCTCACTACCCGCCAGCCCACGATTTTCTCCGACAGCGGCGGGAGCTGGAGCAGTGGATCACAGAGCAATGGGGACTGCTGGAAACCTACCGTAGCAACCGACCGAGATAGCGATTGCCTCCTATCCCAGCGATCAATCCAATTCACTGCCCATTACTCATGCTGCTTCTGCTTAGCCGGCACTAATGACGTTCGGTAAACGTCTTTCATTGACAGAATGGCGCGCCATTTGCGTCAATTAATCTCTGGGAACAACCCAAACCAATGAAACGGAGAGAGCAAGATGTCCACCACCTCACTCGAATTGCTGCTGCTCACTGAAGATGAGCTCGACGAAGCGAAAGCGCAAGTTGAGGAAGCAGCCTACTTTAAGTGGCTTGATGCAGGGTGCCCACAGGGCGTTGCTGACGAACTCTGGCAAGAAGCGGAGCTGGAATGGATTGAATACAGCTATGTTCCAGATCGATTGCCAGCAGCAATTAGTGATTAAATCAGCCCAGGGCAACATCCAAGATCATCATGACAGTGAAGCCAACTATTAGGTTTACTGTCGCCAAATCAACGTTGCCCTCCCTTTGGGATTCGGGAATCAGTTCTTCGACAACGACGTAGATCATTGCACCCGCAGCGAAGCTTAAAGCGTACGGCAGTATCGGAGCAGCATACACTACCGCCGCCGCTCCTAGGACCGCAGCAGGAGGTTCAACCAATGCCGAAAGTTGTCCGTACCAAAAGCATCTCAACCGGCTGACACCTTCACCACGGAGTGGCAAGGCAACGGCCACACCTTCAGGGAAGTTTTGGATTCCGATTCCAATTGCAAGCGCTACGGCTGCCCCCAGGTTCGCAGACGGGAGGCCGGCAATCACACCGCCGAATGCGACACCAACGGCCAGTCCTTCAGGGATGTTGTGCAAGGTAATCGCGGAGACCAGCAGGATTGCGCGTCGCCATGTCGTTTTCGGCCCTTCTGCCTCTTCCGTTGGATAGCCAATGTGAAGGTGCGGAAGCAGCTTATCCAGCATCCAGAGCGCAGCGCAGCCCAGGAGAAACCCTACTGCTGGAGGCAGCCATGCGGGGAGAGAACCCTGCTCGGAAATTTCAATCGCTGGTGCCAATAAAGACCAGTAACTTGCAGCGAGCATCACACCGCCTGAGAAACCCAACATGGCGTCGAGAACTCTCCGATTCACTCTCGCAGCAAAGAATACCAGTGATGCACCCAGAGCAGTGACTGCCCAGGTAAACAATCCTGCCATCAATGATTGTCGAATCGGCGTTTGTTGGCTGAACCACTCGATCATGCTAAGAATCGCTCACGTTCGCAGGTTCACAACCGCTTACTCCTTCCACGGCACAGAACTTGCTTGTCGTAGGCAAGCAATTGCCAAGGCTTGTAGGGCATCGAACATTGGTTCCTATTTCTCAAAAAAATGCTGACCAACCTGCTAGGCGTAGTGAGATAGCAGCTTGGGTTCTCTATGACTGGGCAAATAGTGGTTATGCCGTTCTTATCATCACGGTCTTCGTTGCGTACCTTCAAAACGACGTGTTTCCAGCGGCAGTATGGGGATCGACAGGTCCCATCGTCTGGGCTTGGAGCATCGCGTTGTCGATGCTGATCGCTTCGATACTTTCTCCATTCCTAGGTGCGATTGCCGACGGGCATGCTTGCAAGTGGTTGTGGCTGGCAGGCACAGCATACAGCGGTTCTGTCTGCTGCCTATTGCTGGGGATTATGCCGACCGATTACCCCTGGCTGATCGTTTTCATCTTCTTCCTAGCTAACCTAAGCTTCGAACTCTCGCTCACATTCTACAATGGTTTCCTTCCTGAGCTAGCTGAGGAAGATAGACTCAATCAAATCTCGTCGTGGGGGTATGGCCTTGGGTACGTCGGAGGCGGAATAGCGCTCTTGATCTCCGTACTAATCATTAGCTACGGCCAATACCTTGGGTTAACTGATCGAATATGCCAACTCAAGTTCAGCATCGTTTTCATGGGATTATGGTGGGGTATCTTCACGCTCCCCGCAGTACTGCTACTGCGTGACAAGCATGTTGCTGAGTCCGGCCCAAGGTCAACTCTCGATTGGGCCCAATACTCTTGGCGTGATGTGGTTTCCACAATACGTAGCATTCGAAAATACAAAATGCTTGCGTTGTTTCTGTTAGCTTTTCTTTGTTACAACGATGGAGTGCAAACCGTATTGAGCCAATCTTCGACCTTTGCCTTGCAAGAACTGAGTTTCACAGAGAGCGAGCTAGTAAAAGTCATTCTTATGATTCAGTTTGCCGCACTGCCGGGTGCGATCGCGGTTGGTTGGGCGTCTGACCAATGGGGGCAGAAGCGCGTGCTTATGTGGTGCCTTGCTGTTTGGATTATCCTGCTGACTCTTGCGTATTTCATAGAGAGTAAGCATGAGTTTTGGATACTTGGCGGAGCAGTCGCCATGGTAATGGGAGGAACTCAATCGGTCAGTCGTGCCGTCATGGGAGTTATGACTCCCCAGAAACAGTCCGCGAAGTTCTTTGGATTTTATAATTTCTCTGGGAAGGCAACCGGATTCTTCGGCTCCTTCATGTTCGGGCTTATTCTGGCGTTCACAGGTAGCTCTCGCTTGGCCATTGTGAGTTTGTTAATCTTATTTGGCTTGGGTATGGCTCTTCTATCGCGTGCTAACTTCGTCAAGGCGCGGCGAGTAAGCAGCTAGCCGGATCCATGAACGGAGAGGAGCCAGAAAGCAATCGTTCCGTTGGGCAGCTAGGGCATCTCGAATTCATGTTCGGCTTCTCGAACTGTTAAGACGGGGCAGCTGGCCTTGCGAACAACTTTTTCCGCGACACTTCCAATCAATGCATGTTTGAGACCTGTTAGACCGTGGGTACCCATCACGATGAGATCAATCTGATTCTCTCTTGCATAGCGAATGATCTCTACGAAGGGGCTCCCATGGCGGATTGCGCGGCCACTTGAACGACTAACGCTGTGTTCTGCTGTCATCCAGCGATTCAATTGCTCCTGAACAGAACTCTCTTGTTGATCCAGGTAAGTTGTCGGCAGCGATTCTCCAATCATCGGGGCGACAATAATTGGCTCGATCACATGCAGCAAGTGAATTGCTGCGTCGAATCGTTCCGCAATTTCCTCAGCGTAGATCGTCGCGTCCTGCGAACACTTACTGAAGTCTACGGGAATGAGGATGTTCTTGATGGTACTCATGCTTACACGCCAGTTGCCTTGGAAATTGCTCGGCCTTGGAGCGGTAGGACTGACTTCTATCAAGTCACCTCACCGCACTTCGGGCTCGCCTGAGTGCTTAGAAAGGGAAGCAGTGAGTCCCAACAAACAGTAGAGACTCGCTGCTTCGCTATTAGCCCCCTTGTTAGCTCTTGACTTCGATTTTTCGCGACTTTGCTTCTTCCGCCTTGGGAAGCGTGACGCAGAGGACCCCGTCATGAAATTCAGCGACGGCCTCTCCTTCTTCGACAGAGCAAGGCAAAGAGGTCGTTCTTGAGAAGCGACCGCTAGAGCGTTCAACTCGATGGAACGATTTCCCTTTTTCCTCTTTCTGCTCCTCGCGTTCGCCACTAATCGTAAGGATGTTGTCGCTGAGGCTGATGTCAATCTCGCTGGCCTTCATGCCTGGAAGATCTACTTTGACCTCAAGGGTACTTTCGGTTTCAGCGATGTCCATGTTTGCCGTGACGTGCGGGGCAAACCATCCTTCGCCAATCTCGCCCCAAAGTCGTGAAGCAGCCTGCTCAAGGTCATCGATCAAACCTCGCCCAGCGTTAGAGCGTGCTGTGGTAGAGCTGGGCCCTCGAGCTGTTAATGCACCTGCCATTGTCTGGTCTCCTTTTTCCTGTTGCGCTTTGATAGATAATGATGACCTCGTTCCTAAAGAAGCCAATCGTCTCACTCCATGCTTTGCAACTGTCGTGCCATCGCACCTTCATCACTCCGTTCGCATTGCCGTTCCCAATTTGTTCTTCGCTTCTCCAAGAGAACCGGAACCTCTCAGAAATCTCCTAAAGATCGTTTAATCTCCCTGCATCTCGCACGAACTGCTTCAGAGCTTTTTCTTCCATCCGTTGGACATTTGAGAAAACCTCGCGCAGAAATTTTGGCTCTGCTCGGTCCGCCAATTCACGATACTGAGCGATTAATTCTTCACTAAGCGAGACACCAAGTGCGATGACTTCGTCCACGTCGGAGGAGACGTTGAGCTGCAAAGCTCTAATCCGATTATATAGATGGTGATGTGATTCGCCGTTTCCAGCATCCTGAAGCCACGAATCGAGGACTTTTTTTGGGGCATCGTGTTCATACTCTGCCAAGGCCTCTGCGATCCTCTGCTCATGTTGACTCATGTAGTCGAGCAGTAAGCGAACCCTCGTTTGATTGGCATCATCGGCCATTCTGTGATAGAGAGCGCTCACTTGCTCATGGAAATCTCGCGAACGATCAATAATGGCGCGTGTTTGTGTGAGTGGCATTGCTAACCCCCATTTCTGATAAGTAACCAGCAAGCTAGAGGGCATTTCTTATTCCAAGCCGCGTGACAGCGGTACGAAGTGGATTTCGCGGTAGCCCTTGAGCGATGCGAGCCGTTTCGCACAGTGAGGTGTGCGAAAAGTGGTCACGGTGTACTCTGCTCGCCCCCACAAGCCTTGGGTAAAAACCGTCCGCTGTGCTTAACATATGCTCGATAGTCTTCGCCAAACTTTGCTTCAAGATACCGTTCTTCGAGAAGCGCACGCTGGAAGAGCAGTGGCATTATCGACAGACCCAGTAACCCAATTAGCCAGTTACCCGTAATCAAGATCATTCCAAGGATAAGTAGCCCGAAAGAGGTGTACAGCGGATGACGGACGCAGCGGTAGGGGCCTCTCGTGATCAAACGCTGTCCGGCATTGGTTTGAACACTGTCGCTCCAATTCATTCCCAGGCAACGATAAGACCAAACCGCCAAGGCAGTACCGAGCGTGCCAGCAGTTGCTCCCATAACGATGACAGACGTTGAAGTCTGGAAACTTGACCACGCAAGCAATTCCGGGTTCAAGGTGTAAACCACAATTGCCAATGCTGTCAGGGCACTTGTGATTCGAACTCCGAAACGTGAAGCGATATGGTCGCTACGTTTCGTCACTGTGCTATCCGCCCCCGTAGCGCGCTTGCGAGCAAGCTGGGTAACAGCCAGTACGATCAGGAACCCAGTAATCAACAGGATCCTCGAAAGATGCGTCGCTGCCATTTGATGCTCCTGCAGAACTTTTTGAGTTCATCTGTCGCGGCGTCATAGGCTACCAGAGTCCTTGAAGGCTATCGGGTAAGCAGTGTCGGATATCGCGGACTTCGCCTTCGCTGACATGCTTTGCAAGGACACGAAAGACTGCCCTCGTAACCCTCTCAACATCCGTGAATTTATCTTCTCTGTAGCCTTCACGCACATGTTCTAGAAATTGTTCTTTCGTACGATCTTGAATAGGGACCTCTACCGGCTGCCAACCTTCGTAGAAAAACCCTCGCACAAGCATGGGCAGTTGTGCAGCTAGATCGACTGTTTCAGGAAGCATCAAGCGATCTCGTAGCGTGTGCAGCACTGTCCGTAGGGCGTGGTAGGCTTGACCATGAGTCTCTAGTTCAAGCTCCTCGGACAATTCGTGGAGCCACTGGTTGGTCTTGTGTATCGTCGAGTCAAATTGTTTAAGCCCTGAGCTAGCCATTTGATTACTCCTGAGAAAACGTTAAGTGCAGCGAACGCTTGCTTAAGCGTTCATTTCTCGCTCCCTTATTCTGTGGGATGTCGTGTCGCAAGTATGCAACGTCTTAGCTGCTCAAATAATTCTGCTGTCGCTTCATCTCGGCGGGCCAATCGATTCTTCGCCTTGAGATTCTTCAAGGTTACTTGGTAGGGCTTCACTCCATCGTTAGTCCTCCAAGCTAAGCCGATATAAACCATGCCATCGTGGCACTCTGCGGACATCGGACCAAGATGCCCGGTGATTGAAGCGGCATAATCAGCCTCAGAGGTCTTGAATAAAACACTGCACGCCATCTGCATCGCTACGGGTTCGCTGGTGCTAGTCCATTGCTCAATACCTTCCGCTCCAACGTCGAGCAGATCAATCTTTGTTTGATCGCGATAAGCAATCACCGAACCACAGAAGTACTCCGAAATATCTGGGATCGCCCCCAGAGCAGCCGCAGCGCGCCCCGAAGTGCAACTTTCGGCCAGAACCATACGCAAGGACTCGCTCCTGAGCAGCCTGACCAAGCTTGTCGTACTGGCACTCAACGGGGCACGGATCGAGTTTTGGACTGCGGATGTTGTCTGCGGATCGCCGCCATTCATTACGACCTCCTCTGAGAGGCTTGCTTGAGTGCCATCAGAATATCAATCGTGGAGACCAATCCTTTGAGATGACGTTCCTCATCAAGCACGAGCAGGCGATGGATACGGGAATCGATCACTGATGCAAGGATCTTCGACAAGGGAGCGTCAAGGTCCGCGTAGATCAGATCCGTTGACATGAACTCGCTGACTGGTCGCTCCGCAGCGAGAGCGATCTCCTTGCGAATCTTTTCGAGCTGTTCGTCATAGACTCTAGAGGGCAGGACCAAGTCGCTCGTAAAGTAACCTGAACTTGCTGCCTCTACCTGTTTCTCTGCAACCTTCTCTTCAGCCTTTAGGAAGTCGCTGATTGAGAAGACACCAACACAGACACCATCTTGCGAAACAACCGGGACACCGGAAACACCCTCCCTGAGAACAACGGCTGCAACTTGTGCCAGAGTGTGTGTCGGCCAAACAGACTCCACTTTTCGGGTCATGATGTCGCAAGCTCTTGTCTTGTTACACCACTCATGAATATCCATTGGGAATTTCCACCTTCAAGAGACGCAGGTTGTTAAACGGTTAAGGAACTCTGCAAAGAGAGTGCCAAATACGATTTCGTCTGGGCAGTTCAATTCCTTTCTAATGTGTGGTCCGCTCATCGACACAACGACGCACGAATGTGCGAAAAGCGTCCTTGTGTGCTGGATCGCACATCAGAAAGGGGGCTAGCCCTCGTCTTGCCCGCGCAAATAGACGAACCAATAGACAAGCCCAACCATTAGTGAACCTCCAACAATGTTTCCCAGGGTCACGGGCAAAAGATTCGCTACTAGAAAGTTCTCCCAATTCAGGCCAACGAACTCAGTCGAAGTCTTATCGACGATCTCCCAGAAATGTTCTTCAGCAAAAGACTTCACAAAGAGCCCTGCCGGTACGAAGTACATGTTGGCAACACTATGCTCGAATCCAGCAGCAACGAACGCTGTGATCGGAAAGAGAATGGCGAGGATTTTGTCGGTAGTGCTTCGAGCGCTGTAGCAGAGCCACACAGCTAAGCAAACTAAGGCGTTGCAGAGGATACCTAAGGAAAAAGCCTGTAAGAAGCTATAAGAGCACTTGTTGGCGGCGATGCTTAGAACATTCAGGCCAATGCCACCATGAGCTTGGTTGTATTGTCGAGTAAAAAGCATGATCAACGCTGTTAGCACTGCTCCAGTGAAGTTGCCGGCATACACGATGGTCCAGCTCCAGAGCAGCCGGGTGACTGTCAGTTTGCCACTTGCAAGAGCCATCACGACAAGGTTATTTCCCGTGAAGAGTTCCGCTCCCGCTACGACAACGAGAACTAGCCCTAGACAAAAGGCGACGCCTCCTAGTAATCGGGTAACCCCGAATGATAATGTTTGTGCGGTTTGTGTCGTGACCACTGTTGCGAAGATAGCTCCCAAGGCGATGAACGCACCGGCAAGCACCGCCAGGACAAACATTTTGCTCGCTGGGAGCGCTGCTTTCTGGACTCCAATCTGTTCGGCGCGCTTTGCCATTTCGACTGGTAAGAATGCGTCGATATGTATGTCTTGCGTCTGATTGTTTGTCTTACTGACAGGCACAGGCACCTCCCA
Above is a genomic segment from Lacipirellulaceae bacterium containing:
- a CDS encoding helix-turn-helix domain-containing protein is translated as MSREQQGMFTAKEVAQRLRVSTRMVYKLVSGGKLQCYRVGTAMRFTTQQLEAFLTESQCTSPSERKMSFPHLDL
- a CDS encoding DUF2934 domain-containing protein, with the translated sequence MSTTSLELLLLTEDELDEAKAQVEEAAYFKWLDAGCPQGVADELWQEAELEWIEYSYVPDRLPAAISD
- a CDS encoding ZIP family metal transporter; translated protein: MIEWFSQQTPIRQSLMAGLFTWAVTALGASLVFFAARVNRRVLDAMLGFSGGVMLAASYWSLLAPAIEISEQGSLPAWLPPAVGFLLGCAALWMLDKLLPHLHIGYPTEEAEGPKTTWRRAILLVSAITLHNIPEGLAVGVAFGGVIAGLPSANLGAAVALAIGIGIQNFPEGVAVALPLRGEGVSRLRCFWYGQLSALVEPPAAVLGAAAVVYAAPILPYALSFAAGAMIYVVVEELIPESQREGNVDLATVNLIVGFTVMMILDVALG
- a CDS encoding MFS transporter, yielding MFPAAVWGSTGPIVWAWSIALSMLIASILSPFLGAIADGHACKWLWLAGTAYSGSVCCLLLGIMPTDYPWLIVFIFFLANLSFELSLTFYNGFLPELAEEDRLNQISSWGYGLGYVGGGIALLISVLIISYGQYLGLTDRICQLKFSIVFMGLWWGIFTLPAVLLLRDKHVAESGPRSTLDWAQYSWRDVVSTIRSIRKYKMLALFLLAFLCYNDGVQTVLSQSSTFALQELSFTESELVKVILMIQFAALPGAIAVGWASDQWGQKRVLMWCLAVWIILLTLAYFIESKHEFWILGGAVAMVMGGTQSVSRAVMGVMTPQKQSAKFFGFYNFSGKATGFFGSFMFGLILAFTGSSRLAIVSLLILFGLGMALLSRANFVKARRVSS
- a CDS encoding universal stress protein; the protein is MSTIKNILIPVDFSKCSQDATIYAEEIAERFDAAIHLLHVIEPIIVAPMIGESLPTTYLDQQESSVQEQLNRWMTAEHSVSRSSGRAIRHGSPFVEIIRYARENQIDLIVMGTHGLTGLKHALIGSVAEKVVRKASCPVLTVREAEHEFEMP
- a CDS encoding Hsp20/alpha crystallin family protein, translated to MAGALTARGPSSTTARSNAGRGLIDDLEQAASRLWGEIGEGWFAPHVTANMDIAETESTLEVKVDLPGMKASEIDISLSDNILTISGEREEQKEEKGKSFHRVERSSGRFSRTTSLPCSVEEGEAVAEFHDGVLCVTLPKAEEAKSRKIEVKS
- a CDS encoding isoprenylcysteine carboxylmethyltransferase family protein, with the translated sequence MAATHLSRILLITGFLIVLAVTQLARKRATGADSTVTKRSDHIASRFGVRITSALTALAIVVYTLNPELLAWSSFQTSTSVIVMGATAGTLGTALAVWSYRCLGMNWSDSVQTNAGQRLITRGPYRCVRHPLYTSFGLLILGMILITGNWLIGLLGLSIMPLLFQRALLEERYLEAKFGEDYRAYVKHSGRFLPKACGGEQSTP
- a CDS encoding DUF2267 domain-containing protein; this translates as MASSGLKQFDSTIHKTNQWLHELSEELELETHGQAYHALRTVLHTLRDRLMLPETVDLAAQLPMLVRGFFYEGWQPVEVPIQDRTKEQFLEHVREGYREDKFTDVERVTRAVFRVLAKHVSEGEVRDIRHCLPDSLQGLW
- a CDS encoding nicotinamide-nucleotide amidohydrolase family protein: MNGGDPQTTSAVQNSIRAPLSASTTSLVRLLRSESLRMVLAESCTSGRAAAALGAIPDISEYFCGSVIAYRDQTKIDLLDVGAEGIEQWTSTSEPVAMQMACSVLFKTSEADYAASITGHLGPMSAECHDGMVYIGLAWRTNDGVKPYQVTLKNLKAKNRLARRDEATAELFEQLRRCILATRHPTE
- a CDS encoding CBS domain-containing protein; the encoded protein is MTRKVESVWPTHTLAQVAAVVLREGVSGVPVVSQDGVCVGVFSISDFLKAEEKVAEKQVEAASSGYFTSDLVLPSRVYDEQLEKIRKEIALAAERPVSEFMSTDLIYADLDAPLSKILASVIDSRIHRLLVLDEERHLKGLVSTIDILMALKQASQRRS
- the focA gene encoding formate transporter FocA, which gives rise to MPVSKTNNQTQDIHIDAFLPVEMAKRAEQIGVQKAALPASKMFVLAVLAGAFIALGAIFATVVTTQTAQTLSFGVTRLLGGVAFCLGLVLVVVAGAELFTGNNLVVMALASGKLTVTRLLWSWTIVYAGNFTGAVLTALIMLFTRQYNQAHGGIGLNVLSIAANKCSYSFLQAFSLGILCNALVCLAVWLCYSARSTTDKILAILFPITAFVAAGFEHSVANMYFVPAGLFVKSFAEEHFWEIVDKTSTEFVGLNWENFLVANLLPVTLGNIVGGSLMVGLVYWFVYLRGQDEG